A genomic region of Pelodiscus sinensis isolate JC-2024 chromosome 1, ASM4963464v1, whole genome shotgun sequence contains the following coding sequences:
- the FAM124A gene encoding protein FAM124A isoform X2, whose product MSSTSSEVSVEENQDPFLVSIHIITDPGESKVLQQAIDKLLAWIHPDLHLFRVSERRVLRKHRKSDKAAVSQPALAVILFLQEEYGEEPILQLHETFQRPPWHYHHTERVHGKFLPYMPCSQDFFILAPGTPLWAIRPVHYGREIIRFAIYCRNENFVDIMKLYQIILKRPVCQKKADFCVFPVYSNMDIDIQFSLKRLPEGQIPTPTESAVLEFRVEDIGQLVPLLPNPCSPISEGRWQTEDHDGNKILLQQARIWYRKSAKQNKLHFPSSRDSHFTPSPSYIPHSHRCAPDQTSEHLKSAGQIKLRRANGLGQFLGISQQDLRNGDRGDLTRRSSSVSSISWSFQRSKSLFCLPTMSSSPASDSFHFSEPFQFFNTGSPVNRLKTWKCSPKLNIEELEGSQETDVDTGMKLSSDLSVVSAYSTFNGFCSDLEASLPSQRQSVSRSKQAVSRGRPLSAMCSTLELPGGSLPSLCKWSPSFFLSSSASPLASHCQLQQSPRATPCFLNDRKPPGSIQPGSPTDEEEFYI is encoded by the exons GTGAAGTTTCTGTGGAAGAAAATCAAGACCCTTTCCTTGTCAGTATCCATATCATCACAGACCCTGGTGAATCCAAAGTTCTCCAGCAAGCCATTGATAAACTGTTAGCATGGATCCATCCAGACCTCCATTTGTTCCGAGTCTCAGAAAGACGGGTCTTGAGGAAACACAGGAAGTCTGATAAGGCTGCTGTTTCTCAGCCAGCCCTTGCAGTCATTCTGTTTCTGCAGGAGGAATATGGAGAAGAACCAATTTTACAACTCCACGAAACCTTTCAGCGGCCACCTTGGCATTACCACCATACAGAACGAGTGCATGGCAAGTTCCTCCCTTACATGCCATGCAGTCAGGACTTCTTCATTTTAGCCCCTGGGACACCTTTGTGGGCCATCCGACCAGTGCATTATGGAAGAGAAATCATTCGCTTTGCCATATACTGCAGAAATGAAAACTTTGTTGACATTATGAAACTGTACCAGATAATCCTGAAAAGACCGGTGTGTCAGAAAAAGGCAGACTTTTGTGTCTTTCCTGTCTATTCTAACATGGATATAGATattcagttttctttaaaaagactCCCTGAGGGCCAAATTCCAACCCCTACTGAGTCAGCGGTTCTGGAATTCCGAGTAGAAGATATTGGACAACTTGTCCCTCTCTTGCCCAACCCTTGTAGCCCAATCAGTGAAGGCAGGTGGCAAACAGAAGACCATGATGGGAATAAGATCCTTTTGCAG CAGGCACGTATTTGGTATAGGAAGTCTGCTAAGCAGAACAAGCTTCATTTCCCATCTTCAAGGGATTCCCATTTCACTCCTTCACCAAGCTACATTCCTCATAGTCACAGATGTGCCCCTGATCAAACCAGTGAGCATCTGAAGTCAGCTGGTCAAATCAAGCTCCGTCGGGCAAATGGCCTTGGTCAGTTCCTTGGCATCTCCCAGCAGGACTTAAGAAATGGTGACCGAGGAGACCTCACCCGGCGATCCAGTAGTGTTTCCAGCATTTCATGGTCTTTTCAGCGAAGCAAGTCTCTGTTCTGCTTGCCCACAATGagttcctctccagcctctgactcCTTTCACTTTAGTGAACCATTCCAGTTTTTCAATACTGGGTCACCTGTGAACAGGTTAAAAACATGGAAATGCAGCCCCAAACTTAATATTGAGGAGTTGGAGGGTTCACAAGAGACTGATGTCGACACGGGAATGAAGCTATCCTCAGATCTGTCCGTGGTCTCAGCCTACTCTACCTTTAATGGATTTTGTAGTGATTTGGAAGCGTCTCTTCCCTCACAAAGGCAAAGTGTCAGTAGATCTAAACAGGCTGTCTCCAGAGGAAGGCCGTTGTCAGCCATGTGCAGTACCCTCGAACTTCCTGGTGGTTCACTTCCATCTCTCTGCAAATGGTCTCCCAGCTTTTTCTTATCATCTTCAGCATCCCCCTTAGCATCTCATTGCCAACTCCAACAGTCACCAAGAGCAACCCCTTGTTTTTTGAACGATAGGAAACCCCCTGGCAGCATTCAGCCAGGCTCCCCAACTGACGAAGAGGAATTCTACATCTGA
- the FAM124A gene encoding protein FAM124A isoform X1, producing the protein MERKAGGEDDCVDSGAETGGSEYSRMSSTSSEVSVEENQDPFLVSIHIITDPGESKVLQQAIDKLLAWIHPDLHLFRVSERRVLRKHRKSDKAAVSQPALAVILFLQEEYGEEPILQLHETFQRPPWHYHHTERVHGKFLPYMPCSQDFFILAPGTPLWAIRPVHYGREIIRFAIYCRNENFVDIMKLYQIILKRPVCQKKADFCVFPVYSNMDIDIQFSLKRLPEGQIPTPTESAVLEFRVEDIGQLVPLLPNPCSPISEGRWQTEDHDGNKILLQQARIWYRKSAKQNKLHFPSSRDSHFTPSPSYIPHSHRCAPDQTSEHLKSAGQIKLRRANGLGQFLGISQQDLRNGDRGDLTRRSSSVSSISWSFQRSKSLFCLPTMSSSPASDSFHFSEPFQFFNTGSPVNRLKTWKCSPKLNIEELEGSQETDVDTGMKLSSDLSVVSAYSTFNGFCSDLEASLPSQRQSVSRSKQAVSRGRPLSAMCSTLELPGGSLPSLCKWSPSFFLSSSASPLASHCQLQQSPRATPCFLNDRKPPGSIQPGSPTDEEEFYI; encoded by the exons GTGAAGTTTCTGTGGAAGAAAATCAAGACCCTTTCCTTGTCAGTATCCATATCATCACAGACCCTGGTGAATCCAAAGTTCTCCAGCAAGCCATTGATAAACTGTTAGCATGGATCCATCCAGACCTCCATTTGTTCCGAGTCTCAGAAAGACGGGTCTTGAGGAAACACAGGAAGTCTGATAAGGCTGCTGTTTCTCAGCCAGCCCTTGCAGTCATTCTGTTTCTGCAGGAGGAATATGGAGAAGAACCAATTTTACAACTCCACGAAACCTTTCAGCGGCCACCTTGGCATTACCACCATACAGAACGAGTGCATGGCAAGTTCCTCCCTTACATGCCATGCAGTCAGGACTTCTTCATTTTAGCCCCTGGGACACCTTTGTGGGCCATCCGACCAGTGCATTATGGAAGAGAAATCATTCGCTTTGCCATATACTGCAGAAATGAAAACTTTGTTGACATTATGAAACTGTACCAGATAATCCTGAAAAGACCGGTGTGTCAGAAAAAGGCAGACTTTTGTGTCTTTCCTGTCTATTCTAACATGGATATAGATattcagttttctttaaaaagactCCCTGAGGGCCAAATTCCAACCCCTACTGAGTCAGCGGTTCTGGAATTCCGAGTAGAAGATATTGGACAACTTGTCCCTCTCTTGCCCAACCCTTGTAGCCCAATCAGTGAAGGCAGGTGGCAAACAGAAGACCATGATGGGAATAAGATCCTTTTGCAG CAGGCACGTATTTGGTATAGGAAGTCTGCTAAGCAGAACAAGCTTCATTTCCCATCTTCAAGGGATTCCCATTTCACTCCTTCACCAAGCTACATTCCTCATAGTCACAGATGTGCCCCTGATCAAACCAGTGAGCATCTGAAGTCAGCTGGTCAAATCAAGCTCCGTCGGGCAAATGGCCTTGGTCAGTTCCTTGGCATCTCCCAGCAGGACTTAAGAAATGGTGACCGAGGAGACCTCACCCGGCGATCCAGTAGTGTTTCCAGCATTTCATGGTCTTTTCAGCGAAGCAAGTCTCTGTTCTGCTTGCCCACAATGagttcctctccagcctctgactcCTTTCACTTTAGTGAACCATTCCAGTTTTTCAATACTGGGTCACCTGTGAACAGGTTAAAAACATGGAAATGCAGCCCCAAACTTAATATTGAGGAGTTGGAGGGTTCACAAGAGACTGATGTCGACACGGGAATGAAGCTATCCTCAGATCTGTCCGTGGTCTCAGCCTACTCTACCTTTAATGGATTTTGTAGTGATTTGGAAGCGTCTCTTCCCTCACAAAGGCAAAGTGTCAGTAGATCTAAACAGGCTGTCTCCAGAGGAAGGCCGTTGTCAGCCATGTGCAGTACCCTCGAACTTCCTGGTGGTTCACTTCCATCTCTCTGCAAATGGTCTCCCAGCTTTTTCTTATCATCTTCAGCATCCCCCTTAGCATCTCATTGCCAACTCCAACAGTCACCAAGAGCAACCCCTTGTTTTTTGAACGATAGGAAACCCCCTGGCAGCATTCAGCCAGGCTCCCCAACTGACGAAGAGGAATTCTACATCTGA